Proteins co-encoded in one Candidatus Poribacteria bacterium genomic window:
- a CDS encoding LamG domain-containing protein, translating into MIALCLIMFWKALLLHLPFNEGEGKVAHDMSGCHSDGVIFNAKWARGKYGLALEFSGDGYVEVKGGPKRKTEEVTLMAWIFSDVMEPRNVIISRCSEDNVRGYELSVGEQLGLQFEVFSKGEPDERIAVVKAENVLRRSRWTHVAVTFKGKGFIRVYIDGILKAEGKMDFTCSFDNTEPLRIGVGFSKPRTPFFFKGLIDEVLIFNRALSEEEIRQVIEGMAVLPQGKLPATWGMVKYRGPLPLKSGGR; encoded by the coding sequence ATGATCGCTCTCTGTTTAATAATGTTTTGGAAAGCGCTCCTTCTGCATCTCCCTTTCAACGAAGGGGAGGGGAAGGTAGCTCACGATATGTCCGGTTGTCACAGCGACGGGGTTATCTTCAACGCCAAGTGGGCGAGGGGGAAGTATGGCCTTGCCCTGGAGTTCTCCGGCGACGGCTATGTGGAAGTGAAGGGCGGACCGAAGAGGAAAACCGAGGAGGTAACCCTTATGGCATGGATATTCTCGGACGTGATGGAGCCCCGTAACGTGATCATCTCCAGGTGTTCAGAGGACAACGTGAGAGGTTATGAGCTGTCGGTGGGGGAACAGCTGGGGCTTCAGTTTGAGGTTTTCTCCAAAGGGGAACCCGATGAGAGGATCGCCGTCGTTAAGGCGGAGAACGTCCTGAGGCGGTCGAGATGGACCCATGTTGCGGTCACGTTCAAGGGGAAGGGATTCATCCGGGTTTACATTGACGGCATCCTCAAAGCTGAGGGGAAGATGGATTTTACGTGCTCGTTCGACAACACGGAACCGCTCCGGATAGGGGTCGGATTTTCCAAGCCGAGAACCCCTTTCTTCTTCAAAGGGCTCATAGACGAGGTCCTCATCTTCAACAGGGCGCTTTCCGAGGAGGAGATTCGACAGGTGATAGAAGGGATGGCCGTCTTACCCCAGGGTAAGCTTCCCGCAACCTGGGGAATGGTCAAATATCGGGGCCCATTGCCGCTCAAGAGCGGGGGGAGATGA
- a CDS encoding nitroreductase family protein — protein MDMTVEEAIKKRRSVRRFQKKPVPRELLMELLDMARWAPCASECCRFVVVQDEERKKQLASAARQEWVASAPVVVVVGADLMERPEIAGRWDAYKFRNIFPIQDTAAAIQNLMLAAVSHGLGTCWIGSFNEGEVARIVHFPLAVRPVAMVTIGYPADEPKARRRRPLEEVVFWETFK, from the coding sequence ATGGACATGACAGTTGAGGAAGCGATCAAGAAGCGACGTTCGGTGCGCCGGTTTCAGAAGAAGCCGGTGCCGCGTGAACTCCTTATGGAGTTGCTGGACATGGCTCGGTGGGCGCCCTGCGCATCCGAGTGCTGTCGGTTCGTCGTCGTGCAGGACGAGGAACGCAAGAAGCAGCTCGCATCAGCCGCCAGACAGGAATGGGTTGCTTCGGCGCCTGTCGTTGTGGTGGTCGGTGCGGACTTGATGGAGCGTCCTGAAATTGCTGGTCGGTGGGATGCGTATAAGTTCCGCAACATCTTCCCCATCCAGGACACAGCGGCGGCGATTCAAAACCTGATGTTGGCCGCCGTGTCGCACGGCCTGGGCACGTGCTGGATCGGTTCGTTCAACGAAGGGGAGGTGGCCCGTATCGTGCACTTCCCGCTGGCGGTCCGGCCTGTTGCGATGGTGACAATAGGGTATCCAGCGGATGAGCCGAAAGCGAGGCGACGTCGTCCGCTGGAGGAGGTGGTGTTTTGGGAGACGTTTAAGTAA
- a CDS encoding peptidase M14 has protein sequence MSLTIDADYPGGNIIVEKVEGDTVYLRQDLRDTEGWWFYWNFRVRGAAGRTLKFEFTNGNPIGVRGPAVSTDGGTTWSWLGAEAVEGASFAYAFAKDAEDVRFCFGMAYQEADLQRFLKRYADNPHLSVKELCKTRKGRVVERLHAGKLDGQPRHRVLLTVRHHACEMMASYVLEGVLEAILADTDDGGWFRKNLELMAIPFVDKDGVEDGDQGKNRRPHDHNRDYFGQSIYPSVRAIKDLIPKWSEGCLRFALDMHCPWIRGKYHETILFPERLEGKENWQRLMVFLRMLEHVQAGPLVFNLEDSLSFTSWDGSTRDRGDDPPRTFSRWVRTIPGVFFSAVVEIPYANASGQAVTAETARAFGHDLARAMRKYLESLE, from the coding sequence GTGAGCCTGACAATTGACGCTGACTATCCCGGCGGCAACATCATCGTCGAAAAGGTCGAAGGGGATACGGTCTATCTTCGTCAGGATTTGCGCGATACGGAGGGGTGGTGGTTTTACTGGAACTTTCGCGTCCGCGGCGCAGCAGGCCGGACGCTGAAGTTCGAGTTCACCAACGGGAACCCGATCGGCGTGCGTGGGCCTGCGGTCAGCACCGACGGCGGAACTACTTGGTCGTGGCTGGGTGCGGAAGCGGTGGAAGGAGCGTCGTTCGCTTATGCGTTTGCGAAAGACGCCGAGGATGTGCGTTTCTGCTTTGGCATGGCATACCAAGAAGCGGACCTGCAACGGTTCCTGAAGCGATACGCGGACAATCCTCATTTGTCCGTGAAAGAGCTGTGCAAGACTCGGAAAGGCCGAGTCGTTGAACGCTTGCACGCTGGCAAGCTCGACGGCCAACCCAGACACCGCGTCCTCCTGACGGTCCGCCACCACGCCTGTGAGATGATGGCCAGCTACGTTCTCGAAGGCGTCCTCGAAGCGATTCTGGCGGACACCGACGACGGAGGCTGGTTCCGTAAGAATCTCGAACTCATGGCGATCCCATTCGTGGACAAGGACGGTGTCGAGGATGGCGACCAGGGGAAGAACCGCCGGCCTCACGACCATAACCGTGACTACTTTGGCCAGAGCATATACCCCTCCGTCCGGGCGATCAAGGATTTGATCCCGAAATGGTCGGAAGGGTGTCTGCGCTTCGCTCTCGACATGCACTGCCCCTGGATAAGGGGCAAATACCACGAGACGATCCTTTTCCCCGAGAGGCTTGAAGGCAAAGAGAATTGGCAACGCCTGATGGTCTTCCTGAGAATGCTCGAGCACGTGCAGGCAGGGCCTCTCGTCTTCAACCTGGAGGACAGCCTGTCTTTCACGAGCTGGGATGGAAGCACACGCGATAGGGGCGACGATCCGCCGAGGACGTTCTCTCGATGGGTGAGGACCATTCCCGGCGTATTTTTCTCGGCCGTTGTGGAGATCCCCTACGCCAACGCATCGGGCCAAGCGGTAACAGCGGAAACCGCCAGGGCTTTCGGCCACGACCTGGCCAGGGCGATGCGCAAGTATCTCGAGTCGCTGGAATAG
- a CDS encoding neutral/alkaline non-lysosomal ceramidase N-terminal domain-containing protein, whose protein sequence is MRETIRVGVAKANITPAPGGIFHAGDVLAEGVRDELYLKALVFDDGNERAAIVTGDLILFGEDTVIEARRRIEELTGIEGEKVMLAASHTHSGPPTTGWLSEGVSEAYLRELADKIAGAVYAADSNKHEALIAAGKGEVKLSINRWIMTPDGAKWGPNPEGPKDDEVCVLRVDDDGGMMALLVNYAAHASVMSWGRHHLYSGDYPSYLQSTIERIYDGRVVALFTNGASGDTKIAFLTEDGKDFLYGDWEDARRYGRMIAAEAVKVAETLKPEPIKGLSVASKVVELPLCEPPSVEDVERELRAIEGRMRELGQKGEKPDWGPKRRLIWAQETLKALKKGDVTRSVPGEVQVMRLGDDIAFVAVPGELFVEVGLRIKSLCRKIGIGNPFVVAYANAYVGYLPSARSCREDGDRPRYDWHKFIPYPSTFSEEVEDVLVRTIEELVSGRGGKPCEPDN, encoded by the coding sequence ATGAGGGAAACCATCAGGGTAGGCGTTGCAAAGGCGAACATAACCCCGGCACCCGGGGGAATATTTCACGCAGGCGATGTGCTGGCGGAGGGCGTAAGGGATGAGCTATATCTCAAGGCCCTCGTCTTCGATGACGGGAACGAGCGGGCGGCCATCGTGACGGGAGATCTTATCCTCTTCGGGGAGGATACGGTCATAGAGGCCCGCAGGCGGATCGAGGAGCTCACGGGGATCGAGGGTGAAAAAGTGATGCTCGCCGCCTCCCACACCCACTCCGGTCCTCCTACGACCGGGTGGCTGAGCGAGGGTGTGAGTGAAGCATACCTTCGTGAGCTTGCGGATAAGATAGCGGGGGCGGTCTATGCGGCGGATTCCAACAAGCACGAGGCTCTCATAGCGGCAGGAAAGGGTGAGGTCAAGCTTAGCATCAACAGGTGGATCATGACGCCCGACGGCGCTAAGTGGGGACCGAACCCCGAAGGGCCGAAGGACGACGAGGTCTGCGTCCTGAGGGTGGACGACGATGGGGGGATGATGGCGCTGCTTGTGAACTACGCAGCACATGCGTCCGTGATGAGCTGGGGGAGGCATCACCTTTATTCGGGCGATTATCCGAGTTACCTTCAGAGCACGATAGAGAGGATCTACGACGGCAGGGTCGTGGCGCTTTTTACAAACGGTGCTTCGGGAGACACGAAGATAGCCTTCCTGACGGAGGATGGGAAGGACTTCCTATACGGGGACTGGGAGGATGCAAGACGTTACGGAAGGATGATCGCCGCCGAGGCAGTGAAGGTGGCCGAGACGCTGAAACCTGAGCCGATCAAGGGGTTGAGCGTCGCCTCAAAGGTCGTGGAGCTCCCGCTGTGCGAGCCGCCGAGCGTCGAGGACGTGGAGCGGGAGTTGCGGGCAATTGAGGGAAGGATGAGGGAGTTGGGGCAGAAGGGCGAAAAGCCCGACTGGGGTCCCAAGCGAAGGTTGATATGGGCCCAGGAGACCCTCAAAGCCCTGAAGAAGGGCGATGTGACAAGGAGCGTGCCGGGCGAGGTCCAGGTTATGCGCCTGGGGGACGATATAGCCTTCGTTGCGGTTCCAGGGGAGCTGTTCGTGGAAGTCGGCTTGAGGATAAAATCGCTCTGTAGAAAGATCGGGATCGGGAATCCCTTCGTGGTAGCCTATGCAAACGCCTATGTGGGTTACCTTCCGTCGGCCCGCAGTTGCCGTGAAGATGGCGACAGACCGAGATACGACTGGCATAAGTTCATACCTTACCCCTCCACCTTCTCCGAGGAGGTGGAGGATGTGTTGGTCAGGACGATAGAGGAACTGGTATCAGGAAGAGGAGGTAAACCCTGTGAGCCTGACAATTGA
- a CDS encoding carbohydrate binding domain-containing protein, with protein MSLSALLSVAFLTCYAIGAPANIAPNPSAERVDERGRPVGWGHYYNTPALWGATEEEFYTGKRCAFLKVTGFGEDSYACTGLAVGETDGYTAPNGIPVKPNTTYHFSFYIAGYGFKRRITVHPWGFDEEGKNRDRGIEGIQVLPTPEWKRYVGTFTTKANTRRIALMFFVYGMRGRDVEPGATFFVDDVYIGTQKPPPPVPPAGRKRVKMSRKREGGGYKPLKRGTVRIWDTNRKFSMKHYDFRAWNYRDEWTQVPYGVTDYRFRGDCVLEGENFWLSLHSSRYDSVFLYAKTDEKGTPSRHNELYRVFFTPTELRNYGEGSQFCRILVNSPKEAVVYSEAITYERGGFRTTVTTLYRIFGGKPWLEIRPVWQADEQGMHGETRIIVAPEANDDGGDFVDDSLKRPGNYVSKVPLRAKMLLDLAVDVDALWVLIAHPLPEGEKLSTWTGTRYYAGNAPGGWHSGWSLIGEGDCDRVWTAPFAFFCGRPVYIGVLCPGYWHYQRIGRNIREGERVTVNWRVAYQRERRGSPFKPGETWRPLYPGKWRLIACIDGRYHTVPITVTKEGTNSTSLTFESLSAGNLEYVVFYLYDRTDETPKDVWTPMDIYRETIKGGGI; from the coding sequence ATGAGTTTGAGCGCTCTGTTAAGTGTAGCATTCTTGACATGTTACGCCATAGGAGCGCCAGCAAACATCGCACCGAACCCGTCCGCTGAAAGGGTTGACGAGCGAGGCAGGCCCGTAGGCTGGGGGCATTACTACAACACGCCCGCCCTCTGGGGTGCGACCGAGGAGGAGTTTTACACCGGAAAGCGGTGCGCCTTTTTGAAGGTCACGGGCTTCGGGGAAGATAGTTACGCATGCACGGGTCTGGCGGTGGGCGAGACCGATGGTTATACCGCTCCAAACGGGATACCGGTCAAGCCGAATACGACCTACCACTTCTCCTTTTACATCGCAGGCTACGGGTTTAAGCGCAGGATAACCGTGCACCCTTGGGGATTTGACGAGGAGGGCAAGAACCGTGACAGGGGCATTGAGGGCATCCAGGTCCTCCCCACGCCCGAATGGAAGCGCTATGTGGGCACCTTCACCACGAAGGCGAACACAAGGCGCATCGCGCTCATGTTTTTCGTGTATGGCATGAGGGGGCGAGATGTGGAACCCGGCGCCACTTTCTTCGTTGACGATGTCTACATCGGCACGCAAAAGCCGCCGCCCCCAGTTCCGCCAGCCGGGAGGAAAAGGGTTAAAATGTCCCGAAAACGGGAGGGCGGAGGATACAAACCGCTCAAGAGAGGCACCGTGCGCATCTGGGACACCAACCGAAAGTTCTCCATGAAGCACTACGACTTTCGGGCGTGGAACTACAGGGACGAATGGACTCAAGTGCCTTACGGGGTCACGGATTATCGGTTTCGTGGCGACTGCGTCCTTGAGGGCGAGAACTTCTGGCTCTCCTTGCACTCCAGCCGTTACGACTCGGTCTTCCTTTACGCCAAGACGGACGAAAAGGGGACGCCGAGCAGGCACAACGAACTTTACCGTGTCTTCTTCACCCCGACAGAGTTGCGCAACTACGGGGAAGGCTCTCAATTCTGCCGAATTCTTGTGAACAGCCCGAAGGAGGCGGTGGTCTACTCCGAAGCCATCACTTACGAGCGGGGAGGTTTCAGGACAACGGTCACCACGCTTTATCGTATCTTTGGCGGCAAGCCCTGGCTTGAGATTCGCCCCGTATGGCAAGCGGACGAGCAGGGGATGCACGGCGAAACCCGCATCATCGTAGCCCCGGAAGCGAATGATGATGGTGGCGATTTCGTTGACGACAGTTTGAAGCGCCCCGGCAACTACGTGAGCAAAGTCCCGTTGCGAGCGAAGATGCTTTTGGACCTGGCGGTGGATGTTGATGCGCTCTGGGTTCTCATCGCCCACCCTTTGCCGGAAGGGGAGAAATTGAGTACGTGGACTGGAACCAGATACTACGCGGGAAATGCTCCCGGAGGGTGGCACTCAGGCTGGAGTCTCATCGGCGAGGGCGATTGCGACCGTGTCTGGACGGCGCCGTTTGCGTTCTTCTGTGGCAGGCCCGTTTACATCGGCGTCCTTTGCCCCGGCTACTGGCATTATCAGCGCATCGGAAGAAATATCAGGGAGGGCGAGCGGGTAACCGTCAACTGGCGTGTGGCGTATCAGAGGGAGCGCAGAGGCTCGCCTTTCAAGCCCGGGGAAACTTGGAGACCGCTCTATCCGGGAAAGTGGCGGCTTATCGCATGCATTGACGGTCGCTATCACACCGTTCCCATCACCGTCACGAAGGAGGGGACGAACTCCACATCGTTAACTTTTGAATCCCTATCAGCGGGAAACTTGGAGTATGTGGTCTTCTACCTTTACGACCGCACCGACGAGACTCCGAAAGATGTCTGGACGCCAATGGATATCTATCGTGAAACGATTAAAGGAGGAGGAATATGA
- a CDS encoding S8 family serine peptidase: protein MEGFARKTIKGTGIIGLSLLLFPILCLGEIQTKGTLNTFSDLPKFLPDEIIVKFKPDIPAERIDVINSFYGTKVIYRSPYAGFFRLRIPEGKTVEEMVEVYSRQPEVEYAEPNYTATALFCPNDPYYRYQWNLKAEHGINAEKAWDISKGDGVIVAVLDTGVAYEDFGIYRMAPDLRGVRFVGGYDFVENDFHPNDDNGHGTHVAGTIAQATNNGMGVAGIAFNCSIMPVKVLDRNGHGNYAWIADGIYYAVKHGARVINMSLGGSEPAKTLEDALRFAYRSGVILVTAAGNEFLEDDSPAYPAAYDEYCIAVGAVTYDGKRAYYSNTGWYIDLVAPGGNVRVDRNGDGYGDGILQQTFVGDPRDFKYWFFQGTSMAAPHVSAVCALLISKGVEEPPRIREALFRSARDLGEKGWDEEYGWGLLDAFGALNYALNLGTERSRNLLLCSIDAPSEVISGEKAELKVKVQNMSPEPERVTVSVSDLTDKVQIDTAKVEIEPFGVKNLCFNWDTSEASEGLHRIAAEVKIDDDDPSDNVKEVWVNVVSKESRLLLVKDVEIHRRRFLHWEEVYAVVTVVDGRGNPVKGALVEGMWKAGFMRVVSMAWTDIYGKAVLISPPLSGDSDSLSFELIRVSKPGWIFKPHRKGKGVNVVRGESEMGFKNAFYRCYPNPANSEVWIPFEIGRGSEVRITVYDLMGKPIRRMNLGYKAPGRYLERWDGRDERGEEVSSGIYFIKLEAEGFKGVEKVAILK, encoded by the coding sequence GTGGAAGGCTTCGCCCGCAAGACCATCAAAGGAACGGGAATAATCGGTTTATCCCTGCTCCTCTTCCCCATCCTCTGTTTGGGAGAAATTCAGACCAAAGGAACGCTCAACACCTTCTCCGACCTTCCGAAGTTCCTCCCCGATGAGATAATCGTGAAGTTCAAACCTGACATCCCCGCCGAGAGGATAGATGTTATAAACTCGTTTTATGGAACTAAGGTGATCTATCGCAGCCCATATGCGGGGTTTTTCAGGCTGAGGATACCCGAAGGCAAAACTGTCGAGGAGATGGTGGAGGTATACAGCCGACAGCCTGAGGTCGAATACGCCGAGCCGAACTATACGGCGACAGCTCTCTTCTGCCCGAACGACCCCTACTACCGCTATCAATGGAACCTGAAAGCCGAGCACGGGATAAACGCCGAAAAAGCCTGGGATATATCTAAAGGGGACGGTGTGATAGTCGCTGTCCTCGACACGGGCGTTGCATATGAGGACTTCGGGATCTACAGGATGGCTCCTGATCTGCGCGGCGTCCGATTTGTGGGGGGATACGATTTCGTGGAAAACGACTTCCATCCGAACGACGACAACGGACATGGGACACACGTAGCCGGGACGATAGCCCAAGCGACGAATAACGGGATGGGGGTTGCGGGGATAGCTTTCAACTGTTCCATAATGCCCGTCAAGGTCCTGGATAGAAACGGTCATGGGAACTACGCGTGGATAGCGGATGGGATATATTACGCCGTGAAACACGGCGCTCGTGTGATAAACATGAGCCTGGGGGGAAGCGAGCCGGCGAAAACCCTGGAGGATGCTCTGAGGTTCGCATACAGGTCAGGGGTCATACTCGTGACGGCCGCTGGAAACGAGTTTTTAGAGGACGACTCTCCGGCCTACCCGGCGGCTTACGATGAATACTGCATAGCGGTCGGAGCGGTAACGTATGATGGGAAGAGGGCTTATTACTCGAACACCGGATGGTATATCGATCTGGTCGCCCCAGGTGGGAACGTTCGGGTCGATCGGAACGGAGACGGCTACGGGGACGGGATATTGCAACAGACGTTCGTAGGCGATCCCAGGGATTTTAAATACTGGTTCTTCCAGGGGACATCGATGGCGGCTCCCCATGTCTCAGCCGTATGCGCACTGCTCATCTCAAAAGGCGTGGAGGAACCACCCAGGATCAGGGAAGCTCTCTTCAGATCGGCGAGGGATCTAGGGGAGAAGGGTTGGGATGAGGAATACGGCTGGGGGCTTTTGGACGCATTCGGGGCTTTAAACTATGCGTTAAACCTCGGCACTGAAAGGAGTCGTAACCTGCTCCTCTGCTCCATCGACGCTCCATCCGAGGTGATCTCTGGGGAGAAAGCGGAGCTCAAAGTCAAGGTTCAGAATATGAGCCCTGAGCCGGAGAGGGTGACCGTCTCGGTGAGCGATCTAACGGACAAGGTTCAAATTGATACCGCCAAGGTGGAGATCGAGCCGTTCGGCGTGAAAAACCTATGTTTCAACTGGGATACGTCGGAGGCTTCCGAAGGACTCCACAGGATAGCGGCTGAGGTCAAGATCGATGACGATGACCCCTCGGACAACGTGAAAGAGGTCTGGGTGAACGTCGTCTCAAAGGAGAGCAGGTTGCTACTTGTAAAAGACGTGGAGATCCACAGGAGGAGATTCCTCCACTGGGAGGAGGTTTATGCCGTCGTGACGGTGGTGGACGGGAGGGGGAACCCGGTGAAGGGCGCGCTGGTGGAGGGGATGTGGAAAGCTGGTTTCATGAGGGTCGTAAGCATGGCATGGACCGACATATACGGCAAAGCCGTTCTCATCTCCCCTCCCTTATCCGGCGATTCGGATTCTCTGTCGTTCGAGCTTATCAGGGTGTCAAAGCCAGGCTGGATTTTTAAACCTCACCGGAAGGGAAAAGGGGTAAATGTCGTCAGAGGCGAAAGCGAGATGGGGTTTAAAAACGCGTTTTACAGGTGTTATCCCAACCCCGCAAACTCGGAGGTGTGGATACCGTTCGAAATAGGAAGGGGATCAGAGGTCAGGATCACCGTATACGACCTAATGGGGAAGCCAATAAGGAGGATGAATCTGGGATATAAAGCTCCCGGAAGATACCTGGAGAGATGGGACGGAAGGGATGAGAGAGGTGAAGAGGTGTCAAGCGGGATCTACTTCATAAAATTGGAAGCAGAGGGGTTTAAAGGCGTGGAAAAAGTTGCGATTTTGAAATAG
- a CDS encoding RNA polymerase sigma factor yields MKDEDLVHQTLSGEGIAFSKLVERHWEEVCSFVEGILGNRQDAEEVTQDAFLKAYFKLETLRNPSSFLPWLKKIARNIALDRMERLKREGEKLLLSELKHDQLSLPPVDEELLRREMVKEIIAAIEELPPLEREILKERFLQGKSYEELCRRFNLSYSAITSRVHRAKRRVREKVMERLKALITAPWARVIEMMGGVGMKLSTKLALTGIGLMVVCGSWVWLAHNPHNLGERPREIREERAEETAYTADLKGSSPRESAEERPSPEWIDQWLDSLLTEIESEGEEGYEEGRPTELEEAGQSGGEGENQENQELPPELLRKAELYAELAEILPQLKRLYDEEKELLVNPKKVIEGGEIGKLIIGTSAGHHHREEIREDGYRKVRISVSPDQNPHDELRRISERKMELIRRIEELFPSYVSFRADDPHLGVDYKGIAEYLGKELPWDGNPDYFSAQDYTGGPAAPF; encoded by the coding sequence ATGAAAGACGAGGATCTGGTGCATCAGACCCTATCGGGCGAGGGTATCGCCTTCTCAAAGCTCGTTGAGAGGCATTGGGAGGAAGTCTGCTCCTTCGTGGAGGGGATTCTGGGAAACAGGCAGGACGCCGAGGAGGTGACCCAGGACGCCTTCCTGAAGGCGTATTTCAAGCTGGAAACCCTTAGAAACCCCTCCTCCTTCCTCCCATGGCTCAAGAAGATAGCCCGTAATATCGCCCTCGACAGGATGGAGAGGCTGAAGAGGGAAGGCGAAAAGCTCCTGCTGAGCGAGTTGAAACATGATCAACTCTCCTTACCCCCTGTGGATGAGGAGCTGTTGAGGAGGGAGATGGTCAAGGAGATAATAGCGGCTATAGAGGAGCTTCCACCTCTGGAGAGGGAGATCCTGAAGGAGAGGTTCCTCCAAGGGAAAAGCTACGAAGAGCTCTGCAGGAGGTTCAACCTCTCATATAGCGCCATCACCTCCAGGGTTCACAGGGCAAAGAGGAGAGTTAGGGAGAAAGTAATGGAGAGGCTTAAAGCTCTGATAACGGCACCCTGGGCCAGGGTGATTGAGATGATGGGAGGTGTGGGGATGAAGCTTTCAACCAAGCTGGCCTTAACGGGAATAGGGCTGATGGTGGTCTGCGGTTCGTGGGTTTGGCTGGCTCATAATCCTCATAATCTCGGGGAGCGGCCTCGGGAAATAAGGGAGGAGCGGGCGGAGGAGACCGCCTACACGGCCGATCTCAAAGGGAGCTCCCCCAGGGAAAGCGCTGAAGAGCGACCGAGCCCCGAGTGGATCGATCAATGGCTTGATAGCTTGTTGACGGAGATCGAATCGGAAGGCGAAGAGGGGTATGAGGAGGGAAGGCCGACGGAGTTGGAGGAGGCGGGACAGTCGGGAGGGGAAGGGGAGAATCAAGAGAATCAGGAGCTACCGCCTGAGCTTCTGAGGAAAGCCGAGCTCTACGCCGAGCTGGCCGAGATACTCCCCCAGCTCAAGAGGCTATACGATGAGGAGAAAGAGCTCCTCGTCAATCCCAAGAAGGTGATCGAGGGCGGTGAGATCGGTAAGCTCATCATTGGGACATCGGCCGGTCACCATCACAGAGAGGAGATACGGGAGGACGGCTATAGGAAGGTTAGGATCAGCGTGAGCCCGGATCAGAATCCGCACGATGAGCTCAGGAGGATAAGCGAGCGTAAGATGGAGCTTATAAGGAGGATCGAGGAGCTTTTCCCCTCCTATGTCTCCTTTAGGGCGGATGACCCCCATCTCGGCGTGGACTACAAGGGGATAGCCGAGTATCTGGGAAAGGAGCTCCCGTGGGACGGGAACCCCGATTACTTCTCGGCGCAGGATTACACCGGAGGCCCCGCCGCACCGTTTTAA
- a CDS encoding ROK family protein, which yields MLKVRELIERMRENEAKLSVFNAIRCLRTGTVSQIEERVRLSRPTVLKYTGELVNEGFLIEKGQGKSSGGRPPKLLSLNPSAAFSIGIDFGAPNLTVALIDLGKRVLNRAVIPTRLEDPPSAVASRMVDAIREIASGNGVPLERIVGAAVGVPCSIEKETQLLKPIPRLPHWEDVPLKAMVERNFDFPVFTEVGPHLMVLGEREFGEEKADNMLYIHVREGIGMGVFVDGRLVKGWREDAGEIGHTVVSPGGPRCICGRRGCLEVFSSEPAILKRGRKLMKRDDITALDLFRMAEEGEEVAREVIGEAVDYLVIALVNAIELFDPEVVVLGGNIVEGGDFALERIRRGLKEHRIGEDRVKVRFSRLGIYAGALGAANFALEKAFEPPC from the coding sequence GTGCTGAAGGTCAGGGAGCTGATAGAGAGGATGAGGGAGAACGAGGCTAAACTATCGGTTTTCAACGCCATCAGATGTCTCAGAACTGGAACCGTCTCGCAGATAGAGGAGAGGGTGAGGCTGAGCAGACCTACCGTCCTTAAGTATACAGGCGAGCTTGTGAACGAGGGTTTTCTTATAGAAAAGGGACAAGGGAAATCGTCCGGAGGGAGACCTCCCAAGCTTTTGAGCCTTAACCCCTCAGCCGCCTTCTCGATAGGGATCGATTTCGGCGCCCCTAACCTAACGGTGGCCTTGATAGATCTCGGAAAGAGAGTTCTCAACAGAGCGGTGATCCCCACCCGTCTGGAAGATCCTCCATCGGCTGTCGCAAGCAGAATGGTAGATGCCATCAGGGAGATAGCCTCCGGAAACGGCGTGCCGTTGGAGAGGATAGTGGGGGCAGCTGTGGGCGTGCCCTGTTCTATAGAGAAGGAAACACAGCTTCTCAAGCCCATACCCAGGCTTCCCCACTGGGAGGACGTTCCCCTCAAGGCCATGGTGGAGAGAAACTTCGATTTCCCGGTCTTCACGGAGGTAGGGCCGCACCTGATGGTGTTAGGGGAAAGGGAGTTCGGCGAGGAGAAAGCGGATAACATGCTTTACATACACGTCAGAGAGGGAATAGGGATGGGGGTGTTTGTGGACGGCAGACTGGTCAAGGGATGGAGGGAGGATGCAGGGGAGATAGGTCATACCGTAGTGTCCCCAGGTGGGCCCAGATGCATATGCGGCAGGAGGGGGTGTCTGGAGGTATTCTCATCCGAGCCGGCGATTTTGAAAAGGGGCAGGAAGCTGATGAAGAGGGATGATATCACGGCTCTGGATCTGTTCAGGATGGCAGAGGAGGGGGAGGAGGTCGCCAGGGAAGTTATAGGGGAGGCCGTGGATTATCTGGTCATAGCCCTTGTGAACGCGATAGAGCTTTTCGACCCGGAGGTCGTGGTGTTAGGAGGGAACATAGTTGAGGGAGGAGATTTCGCGTTGGAGAGGATCAGAAGAGGGTTGAAGGAGCATAGGATAGGGGAGGATAGGGTGAAGGTGAGGTTTTCGAGGTTGGGGATATACGCTGGGGCGCTCGGGGCGGCCAATTTCGCTCTGGAGAAAGCCTTTGAGCCTCCATGTTGA